The DNA region TTCATCCTCCCTTCCGGCGGGGAGTCGGGAGCCAGGTTACACCACGCTCGAGCGGTTTGTCGACGCGCCGAACGGCGAGCGGTGGCGCTGGCGGACGCCGAGCCAGATGCTGTCAACGAGAGCGCGGTGCAGTACCTGAATCGGCTGTCAGATGGGTTGTTTACACTGGCTCGAGTGGTCAATCAGCGCGACGGCGAGGGCGAGGAGACCCCGACGTACTGAATTGATCCGTCCGTGAAAGGAACGCTTAAGTTTCGCCCGCGGATACCCTCGGTTGAGGGTTGGTGATCTAGTCCGGTTATGATACCTCCTTCACACGGAGGAAGTCGGCAGTTCAAATCTGCCCCAACCCATCAAATATATTATAACTTCCGAAGGACAATGTAGCGAAGCCCTTATGCGCTTTTCTGCTGAGAACGGATTTGATTTCATGAGGTCAGCAACTTTTTTCGTCCGAATCCGATGACAGAATCGACTCGCTCAGAAGGACACGTTAAGAACGAGCCATTTACTTTGTCCTACGGAACATTAACTGCCGCGGCCTTCTCGAGTATGAACAGTACATATGCCAAGCAGGATTCCCCATTTGCTGAGTGTAGCTACTTACGTAGCAACCGTGTTCAGCACCGCCCCCAAGAGGACTATCATCTCTAAAAACAATATCAGTCATGCTCTGCTGACAGTGTATCTGTATGTCTATGCACTCTCCATTTGCGCCCCTCATCTCGTCTGGAAGAGATAAACTGGTGATCCGCCCTTCTCCTTCCGTAGAAAACATCACAGTATACTCGGCAAGGCCACCATCCCACGATTGCTCAACGAGCGCTTCATCATCACCCTCAATCTCAAGAGCTTCCTGAAAGACGGTACTCCCCTCTCGGTCAAGTCGGACTGTGATAGTAACTGGCTCATTTTTCCAATTACCAATAATAATATTTCCCACTCGAATTCCAGATTTTGAACCGAAGGCCGTACAACCAGCCGTAGCTGAAAGAGCGACAGTCCCCAATACTTGCCGACGAGATACGGACGGTGCGTTCATATCAAACTCTAATAATTGGTGCACTATGAATATAACGTGTGATTGTTATGTGTGTTTCCTGTACTGAGCGCGTCTTTCGCAACCAGAACTGAATAAAGAAACCGTGTTACTATCTACTGTCAATAGAGCCAGATCAACCGCTATCCATCTCGAAGACCTCAGCACGGAGTTCTCGCTTTTCACCCTGCGTACGTGCGTCGTAGTGCTTCTCCAGCGTCTTCGTGCTGACATTCATTCGATCGGAAAGGAGTTCTTTGTTATGTCCTTTGTTCAACCACGCTGTGATGGCACTCCGGCGAAGAGCATGTGGGGGCACCGACGAGGGACATCGCTGAGCTTGCTCCATCGTCGTTGCTTCGCAAGTTTCGATATCGCGACCGTGGGGACATTCACCGGTGTAGTGACAGGGGCGCGTGAGTGCATTGATATTCGCACGAAGATTGGAGTTGACCGGGCGACCGTGTTGAGTAGTGAATAGCGGTTCACGTCCATATTCGTCCGTCACATCGTCTCTGTGCATCTTGACGTAATCATCCAGCACTTCACAGACCCAACCGTGGAGGTTTACCTCTTGTTCCGCTTTGGCCTTGTTCTTGAGCGGCGTGCCCTTATCGGGTCTGTGATGAACCTCAACATACTGATTATCAGAGTGGTAGTCCTGAAGATCGAGAGTTCGGATTGTTCCGAGACGGAAACCCGTGTCCCACAACACGGCAAACAATGCGTGACGGAGAGTTGCATACTCGAACTTCTCTAAATATGCAAAGATCTCCTCGGCAATGTCCGGCTCAATTTTGTCGTTTCGTGTCTCGTTATCAGGCTTAGGGAGAATCATATTCTCCGCCACGTTTGAGTCTACAACTTCCATGCTCTCTAACCAGCGCACGAACACGCGGATCACAGAGAGGTTGTTCTTAAGCGTAATTCATTGATATCATTGTTCTCTCGACGATGTATCTTGAAATCATGAACGTGGAATCCATCAAGTTCTGAAATATCATCCAGACCGGCCTTATCGGACCACTCCACGAATTGGTTTAGTGCGTATCTATGATTGCGATGGGTAGATCTCGCGACTTCGGGTTTCGTTCTTTAAGATACCGTTCGACTGCCTTGGTGACCGTCATATTTCGTGTCATTATCGGAATAAATCACCAGACAGTTTGGTTATTGAGGAAGTGGTTACCTTACCTCCCTTCTGCGGTACGCGAGCGCAGCGAGCGAGGAAGTCCGGCAGTTCAAATCTGCCCCAACCCACTAATTTTGCACCGAACGAATCCGTGAGGCGCAAATTCGTTACGCTGGGCAGTTTGAATTAGGCGAGATACGCGCAGCGAAGCGAGCACTTCTCGACGTGGTTCAAATCTGCCCAACCCACCACTTCCATTCCTGACGAACGGTGGAACTGTACTCTCCTGACTAGCAGATTCGTCATCTACCTCTCGAGTCGCGACCATCGTAGTCACGGTTGCCACTCGAGCCGTCACCAGTGATTGATAGGATGTGAATCGTCTCTCAGCGGCTGGGAACGGTTACGAACATGTGCGTGGGAACGCCCATGGAACCATTATCCAAATGACCGACAGGGAGATTCGAATGACGACACAGTCAGCTGACGAGATACCGTTCATGCAGCGGGTGTACGATCGAATATGGGTGCTCGCCATCCTCGCGTTCGCGTTTTTCCTGTTTGTCTACGTGATCTGGGGGGTAATCGACGTCTTTTCGGTTCCACTGGGGTGAACCATGACGTCACCAATCAAACCGCCCGAGGGCAACTGGTGGGATCAAAAGATCAACCGACGCGAGACGGTCTGGCTCGGACTCGGTGGAATCTGGTCGATCATCCTGTTCGGCTGGATGAGCGTCTGGACGCGAACGGGCGACCAGAACCCGACCGGCGAAACCTACGAGGTGTCGGCCGAGGAGTTCCGCGAGAAGATGGCCACCTACGAAGACGCGGCCGAAGAGACCGAGGACGGGCTCGTCCCCGACGGGACGGACGTGTACCTGGCTGGCATGCGATTCATGTGGGACGGCGCTCCAGTCGTCCTCGAGACCGGGGTGGAGTACGACATCCACCTCACTTCCTACGACGTCCAGCACGGATTTTCGCTGCGACCCGAAGCAAATCTGAGCAAGCAGATCAACCTGCAGGTGTTGCCGGGCTACGAGTGGGTCGTACCGATGGAGTTCGACGAGCCGGGCACCTACCACATCATCTGTAACGAGTTCTGTGGCCAGGGACACCGAACCATGCACGGGACGATCGTCGTTACGGAGGGGGTATAGATGCTGGGTCTCTTCGACAACGACTACGGCCCCGACGGATTTCGAACGTGCTCGGTGACGGGGCTGCGGATCCATCGTTCCGCCGAAAACCCCACCAAGCTCTTCGCCCTGACGGCAATCGTCGCGCTGCTCGTGGGCGGCATCTTCGCCTTCACCGTGGCGATGACGCGCTGGGAGTTCGTCGGATTGCTCGAGGCAGGTGACTTTTACACCCATCTGAGCATGCACGCGTGGAATCTGCTGATCTTCTGGATGATCTTCATGGAGATCGCCATCCTCTACGTGGGCGGGCCAATGGTTCTGGGTCGTCGACTGTCGATCCCGATCCTCGCCAAAGTCGGCTGGGCGACGATGGTGCTCGGCGCGGTGGCGGTCAACTACGGCATCTGGACGACGACCGCGCCGAACGAAGCACCGTTGCTGACGGCGTACGTCCCCAACCCATCAGAGCCGCTCTTCTACGCGGGTGTGATCGTCTTCCTGCTGGGGGCGACCGTCGCGGCCCTTCCGTTTTTCGCTACGCTCTGGGTCGAGAAGCGCGAGAATGCGGGCCAGACGCTCCCGCTCGTGACGTTCGCGGCGTTCACTACCGCGGTCATCGCCGTCGAGGCGATCCTCGGCGGTCTCGCCGCGTTCAGTTACGCGTTCCTCTGGCGAATGGAGATCATCGCCTCGGTCGACGCCGCGATCTACCGTCAGCTGTACTGGATCGCCGGCCACGGGACCCAGCAGATCAACCTCGTGGCGATGATCGCCGTCTGGTACTTCCTGACCCACGTCGTTGGCGGAGCCGAGGTCGTCAGCGAGAAGGTCTCGCGGACGGCGTTCATCCTGTACCTGTTCTTCATCAACCTGGGGGCCGCTCACCACCTGCTGTCCGATCCCGCAGTCTCGACCGGGTGGCGCATCTTCAACACCTCCTACGCGTTCTACGGGGCGACGTTCGCCAGCCTGATTCACGCCTTCGCGATCCCCGCGGGTATCGAGGCCGGACGACGCAGGCGCGGACTGGGTGGCGGGCTGTTCGGCTGGCTCACCGGCGCGCCCTGGCGCAACCCGATGTTCTCGGCAACGATCTTCTCGATCATCCTGTTCGGGTTCCTCGGGGGGATCACCGGCGTCATCATGGGGCAGCTCCAGCTCAACATGACCTGGCACAACACGCTCGCCACGGTCGGTCACTTCCACGCAACCGTCGTACTCGGCACGACGGTCGCCTTCATGGGGCTGACGTACTTCGTCATCCGGACGCTGTTCATGCGCCAGTTCATCTCGCCGAAACTGGCCTCAGTCCAGCCGTACCTCTACTCGGGCGCGATGGCGATCGCGACGCTGATGCTGATGTACGTCGGGATCCTCTACGGCGTCCCCCGTCGAACGACTGAGGTCGTCGAGAACATCCCCGGGACCGAATTCAGCCTGAGCGCGGCGGGACCGCTATTCAGCGTCTTTGGCGTGTTCGCCCTGCTGGCGATTGCCGGTGGTGTCCTGTTTCTGGTGCTCGCCGTCGGCTCCGTCCTGTTCGGCAAGCGCATCGAGCCTGGCGACAACGACGACATCACGCCCGACGGTGGCCTCGCAGCCGACGGCGGCGAGTCCGTTCACCACTACGAGATGCGCGGGACGTTCGTCCTGTGTCTCGTCTTCCTGACGGCGTTCGTGATCACGTACCTCCTCAACTGGTACCTGCTCAGCCAACTCTGGAAGATCGGCCTGTAACCGTTTTCCACCTGCAACCTTCGTCTCTCAACCACCTCCACAACACCACGATATCCAACAATGACCGACCGTACGTCATCATCCGTGTACTCGTTCGCCAGCGGTCTGTGCAGACGGACCTGGAACGACGTCCTGAGCGTCTACTATGCCAACACCCCTATCTGGCGAGTGCTGAAGAGCGTCGGCCTGCTGTTTTTCGGGTTCTTCTGCTGGTCGGCCTCGAATCTGTTGCTCTCGTATCGCCCTTCCTGGTCGTTCCTGTATTTCGTTGCGGCCTACGGATTCGCACTCATCGTCTGGGGGCCGCTGACGCACCTGGCCTTGCTCCCGTGGGTGATCCGGCTCCGCCGTACGGCGAACCACCCCCTGACGCGGACGGTCGCTCGCAAAGGATCGATGCTCAACCTCTCGATCTTCCTGACGATCGTCCTCGTCCTCGGGATAGCTCCAATATCCCCCATGCTGCTCGACTTCGGGACGCTCGTCGACGACGGAACGGGAAGCCCGGACGTCGACCCCGACCTCGAGTGTACCGTCGTCGACGAACTCGTCGAGTGCTCGCTGTCGGATCCTTCGGGGATCGACCACGTGGTCGTCACGTCCGGCGAGGTACACGTCAAAACCGTCGAGGAACCGCCGTACGATTTCGAGATCCGGCGGTCCAATCTCGAGACGGTCCTCGGTCAGAAGCAGTTCACCGTCGAACTTCGCGACGAGGATGGCGCCACGCTGCGGCGGTACAAACGGACGGTTCCGACAGACGGCGAGTGATCGCCAGACGAGACGCCCGACGTGCGCTCATTCGTCACTCGTGAACGACCCTTCACAGCAAATCGAACCCGCAGCGGGAGCGAGCCCAACGACCAGGGTCGTTGCCAGTTCCTCGATGACGCGCCGCTGTGCCGCGGTCAGCGTCCCGCACTGCTCGAACGTCCGGTAGGCGGTCTCAACCTGCTCGAGTTCCACCGCTTCGACGTATGCCCACCACTCCTCGGGCGAACAGTTCGCCGCCGGAATCGATCGACCCTCGTCTGTCGACGCCATACCGACGAGAATGCGGAACGACGGTCCAAACCATTTCGGCGAACGTGTTCGGCCTGATGTCAAGGTTCTATACCGTCCATCTCGTGAGGGGAACCAATGAGCACGGCGATCAAAGCCCGGTGGGCGCGTAGATTCGTCGCGGTCGGCATCGTGTGGTTCGTGAGCTGGCAGCTCGCAACCGTCGGTGGTGCGGGCCGTCGCGTCGGGGTCGCGCTCGGACTGTACGGCTTCGTCTTCCACGTCGTCTTCGGCAAGGGGTACAGCCTGCTGCCGTCCTATTTCGATCGAACGCTCGCGTTCCCGAGGGCACCCGCCGTCCACCTGCCCCTGGCTGCCGTCGGCACGGGCTGTCTCGCCCTCGGTGCGGCCTCGAGCGGCGGAATGGACCTCGGCGTCGGTCCACTGTCCACGGCGACGGGTGAG from Natronosalvus rutilus includes:
- a CDS encoding tyrosine-type recombinase/integrase; protein product: MEVVDSNVAENMILPKPDNETRNDKIEPDIAEEIFAYLEKFEYATLRHALFAVLWDTGFRLGTIRTLDLQDYHSDNQYVEVHHRPDKGTPLKNKAKAEQEVNLHGWVCEVLDDYVKMHRDDVTDEYGREPLFTTQHGRPVNSNLRANINALTRPCHYTGECPHGRDIETCEATTMEQAQRCPSSVPPHALRRSAITAWLNKGHNKELLSDRMNVSTKTLEKHYDARTQGEKRELRAEVFEMDSG
- a CDS encoding cytochrome C oxidase subunit II, producing the protein MTSPIKPPEGNWWDQKINRRETVWLGLGGIWSIILFGWMSVWTRTGDQNPTGETYEVSAEEFREKMATYEDAAEETEDGLVPDGTDVYLAGMRFMWDGAPVVLETGVEYDIHLTSYDVQHGFSLRPEANLSKQINLQVLPGYEWVVPMEFDEPGTYHIICNEFCGQGHRTMHGTIVVTEGV
- a CDS encoding cytochrome c oxidase subunit I yields the protein MLGLFDNDYGPDGFRTCSVTGLRIHRSAENPTKLFALTAIVALLVGGIFAFTVAMTRWEFVGLLEAGDFYTHLSMHAWNLLIFWMIFMEIAILYVGGPMVLGRRLSIPILAKVGWATMVLGAVAVNYGIWTTTAPNEAPLLTAYVPNPSEPLFYAGVIVFLLGATVAALPFFATLWVEKRENAGQTLPLVTFAAFTTAVIAVEAILGGLAAFSYAFLWRMEIIASVDAAIYRQLYWIAGHGTQQINLVAMIAVWYFLTHVVGGAEVVSEKVSRTAFILYLFFINLGAAHHLLSDPAVSTGWRIFNTSYAFYGATFASLIHAFAIPAGIEAGRRRRGLGGGLFGWLTGAPWRNPMFSATIFSIILFGFLGGITGVIMGQLQLNMTWHNTLATVGHFHATVVLGTTVAFMGLTYFVIRTLFMRQFISPKLASVQPYLYSGAMAIATLMLMYVGILYGVPRRTTEVVENIPGTEFSLSAAGPLFSVFGVFALLAIAGGVLFLVLAVGSVLFGKRIEPGDNDDITPDGGLAADGGESVHHYEMRGTFVLCLVFLTAFVITYLLNWYLLSQLWKIGL